A single genomic interval of Symphalangus syndactylus isolate Jambi chromosome 18, NHGRI_mSymSyn1-v2.1_pri, whole genome shotgun sequence harbors:
- the LOC129468230 gene encoding LOW QUALITY PROTEIN: DNA dC->dU-editing enzyme APOBEC-3D-like (The sequence of the model RefSeq protein was modified relative to this genomic sequence to represent the inferred CDS: inserted 2 bases in 1 codon) — MNPQMRNPMERMYRRTFYYNFENKPILCGRSYTWLCYKVKIRKDPSKLPWDKGVFQGQVLPKLQSNHRQEVYFQLENHAEMCFLSWFCGNQLPANRCFQITWFVSWNPCLPCVAKVTKFLAEHPNVTLTISAARLYYYRARDWRRALRRLHKAGARVKIMDYEDFAYCWENFVCNEGHPFMPWYKFDDNYAFLHHQLNEILRNLMEVTYPHIFYFHFKNLRKAYGRNETWLCFTMKVIKWPSRVSWKSGVFLNQVDPETHCHAERCFLSWFCDDILTPNKNYEVTWYTSWSPCPECAGEVAEFLARHXNVNLTIFTARLYYSWNTDYQEGLRSLSEEGASVDIMEYKHFKYCWENFVYNDDEPFKRWKGLKTNFRFLERKLWEILK; from the exons AAATCCGATGGAGCGGATGTATCGACGCACATTCTACTACAACTTTGAAAACAAACCCATCCTCTGTGGTCGGAGCTACACCTGGCTGTGCTACAAAGTGAAAATAAGGAAGGACCCCTCAAAGCTCCCTTGGGACAAAGGGGTCTTTCAAGGCCAGGTACTACCCAAACTTCAATCGAATCACAGGCAGGAG GTGTATTTCCAGCTTGAGAACCACGCAGAAATGTGCTTCCTCTCTTGGTTCTGTGGCAACCAACTGCCTGCTAACAGGTGCTTCCAGATCACCTGGTTTGTATCATGGAACCCCTGCCTGCCCTGTGTGGCGAAGGTGACCAAATTCTTGGCTGAGCACCCCAATGTCACCCTGACCATCTCTGCCGCCCGCCTCTACTACTACCGGGCTAGAGATTGGCGGAGGGCGCTCCGCAGGCTGCATAAGGCAGGGGCCCGTGTGAAGATCATGGACTATGAAG ACTTTGCATACTGCTGGGAAAACTTTGTGTGCAATGAAGGTCACCCATTCATGCCTTGGTACAAATTCGATGACAATTATGCATTCCTGCACCACCAGCTAAATGAGATTCTCAG AAACCTGATGGAGGTAACGTATCCACACATATTCTACTTCCACTTTAAAAACCTACGGAAAGCCTATGGTCGGAACGAAACCTGGCTGTGCTTCACCATGAAAGTTATAAAGTGGCCCTCACGTGTCTCCTGGAAGAGTGGCGTCTTCCTAAACCAG GTGGATCCTGAGACCCATTGTCATGCAGAAAGGTGCTTCCTCTCTTGGTTCTGTGACGACATACTGACTCCCAACAAAAACTACGAGGTCACCTGGTACACATCTTGGAGCCCTTGCCCAGAGTGTGCAGGGGAGGTGGCGgagttcctggccaggca aaaCGTGAATCTCACCATCTTCACCGCCCGCCTCTACTACTCCTGGAATACAGATTACCAGGAGGGGCTCCGCAGCCTGAGTGAGGAAGGGGCCTCCGTGGACATCATGGAGTACAAAC ACTTTAAATATTGTTGGGAAAACTTTGTGTACAATGATGATGAGCCATTCAAGCGTTGGAAGGGACTAAAAACCAACTTTCGATTTCTGGAAAGAAAGCTATGGGAGATTCTCAAGTGA